One region of Azoarcus sp. CIB genomic DNA includes:
- a CDS encoding RNB domain-containing ribonuclease, which produces MFVLFEEDGAFKAGTILADNDSSLQVETSHGKRVKLKSNHVLMRFREPSPGDLLNRAEAGAEELDTAFLWEVCGDDEFAFDAFAAEYHGHAPNAVESASILLRLHSAPMYFHRKGRGRFRKAPTDILQAALAGQEKKRQQAEAIERMRAELVAGRMPAEIAGMLPQLLYRPDRNRVETKAFEAACVDAGLSAPRLLLQCGALESSYDFHYNRFLFEYFEEGTAFPRFEAPTDPADLPLAQVAAFSIDDATTTEIDDAFSVTPREGGGWRIGIHIAAPALGFARGSSLDAIARRRLSTVYMPGNKITMLPDAIVETFTLAAGRECPAVSLYLDVTAALAVQRHETVVERVPIVANLRHHDIEPLFNEQVLHDHSGGPDFKWKRELTLLWDLANVLEAGRGKAEDNRNQVDFNFYVDWQTHTADGPGYVTITQRKRGSPLDKLVAEMMILANSTWGKLLDEAGIPGLYRVQSGGKVRMSTAAGPHDGLGVDCYAWSSSPLRRYVDMVNQWQIVSVLRDEAPAFAPKSADLMAAMRDFDVTYAAYADFQRQMERYWCLRWLRQQPGITVDGKVLRDNLVRLDAIPLMVKVPSLPVMLPGTRVRLTVEHSDLLDVDISARFVEMLAEPDPAEAADAALEGN; this is translated from the coding sequence ATGTTCGTGCTGTTCGAAGAGGATGGGGCCTTCAAGGCCGGGACCATCCTCGCTGATAACGATTCCTCGCTGCAGGTCGAGACGTCCCACGGCAAGCGCGTGAAGCTGAAAAGCAACCACGTGCTGATGCGCTTCCGCGAGCCGTCGCCGGGCGACCTGCTCAACCGCGCCGAAGCCGGCGCCGAGGAACTGGACACCGCCTTCCTGTGGGAAGTGTGCGGCGACGACGAGTTCGCCTTCGACGCGTTTGCCGCCGAATACCACGGCCACGCACCGAATGCCGTCGAATCCGCGAGCATCCTGCTGCGCCTGCACTCGGCGCCGATGTACTTCCATCGCAAGGGCCGCGGCCGCTTCCGCAAGGCGCCCACCGACATCCTGCAGGCCGCGCTCGCCGGCCAGGAGAAGAAGCGCCAGCAGGCCGAAGCGATCGAGCGCATGCGCGCCGAGCTGGTCGCGGGCCGGATGCCGGCCGAGATCGCCGGCATGCTGCCGCAACTCCTCTACCGCCCCGACCGCAACCGCGTCGAGACCAAGGCCTTCGAGGCCGCCTGCGTAGACGCCGGGCTATCGGCCCCGCGCCTGCTGCTGCAATGCGGCGCGCTGGAGTCGAGCTACGACTTCCACTACAACCGCTTTCTGTTCGAATACTTCGAGGAAGGCACCGCCTTCCCGAGGTTCGAAGCCCCGACCGATCCGGCGGATCTGCCGCTCGCGCAGGTCGCCGCGTTCTCGATCGACGACGCCACCACCACCGAAATCGACGACGCCTTCTCGGTGACGCCGCGCGAAGGCGGCGGCTGGCGCATCGGCATCCACATCGCCGCACCCGCGCTCGGCTTCGCACGCGGCTCCTCGCTCGACGCGATCGCGCGCCGACGCCTGTCCACCGTGTATATGCCGGGCAACAAGATCACGATGCTGCCCGATGCGATCGTCGAGACCTTCACGCTCGCCGCCGGCCGCGAATGCCCCGCCGTATCGCTGTATCTCGACGTCACCGCGGCACTCGCCGTCCAGCGCCACGAGACCGTCGTCGAGCGCGTGCCCATCGTCGCGAACCTGCGCCACCACGATATCGAGCCGCTCTTCAACGAGCAGGTGCTGCACGACCACTCCGGTGGCCCCGACTTCAAGTGGAAGCGCGAACTCACGCTGCTGTGGGATCTCGCCAACGTGCTCGAGGCCGGCCGCGGCAAGGCCGAGGACAACCGCAACCAGGTCGACTTCAACTTCTATGTCGACTGGCAGACGCACACCGCGGACGGCCCTGGCTACGTCACGATCACCCAGCGCAAGCGCGGGTCGCCACTCGACAAGCTGGTCGCCGAGATGATGATTCTCGCCAACTCCACCTGGGGCAAGCTCCTCGACGAAGCCGGCATTCCCGGCCTGTACCGCGTGCAGAGCGGCGGCAAGGTGCGCATGTCCACCGCCGCCGGCCCGCACGACGGCCTCGGCGTGGACTGTTACGCATGGTCGAGCTCGCCGCTGCGCCGCTATGTCGACATGGTCAACCAGTGGCAGATCGTCTCGGTACTGCGCGACGAAGCGCCCGCGTTCGCACCGAAGTCCGCCGACCTGATGGCCGCGATGCGCGACTTCGACGTCACCTACGCCGCCTACGCCGACTTCCAGCGCCAGATGGAACGCTACTGGTGCCTGCGCTGGCTACGCCAGCAGCCGGGCATCACCGTCGATGGCAAGGTGCTGCGCGACAACCTCGTGCGCCTCGACGCGATCCCGCTGATGGTCAAGGTGCCCTCGCTGCCGGTGATGCTGCCGGGCACGCGCGTGCGCCTGACGGTCGAACACAGCGACCTGCTCGACGTCGACATCAGCGCACGCTTCGTCGAGATGCTCGCCGAGCCCGATCCCGCGGAAGCGGCCGACGCAGCACTCGAAGGCAACTGA
- the aroE gene encoding shikimate dehydrogenase — protein sequence MDRYAVIGNPVAHSKSPVIHAAFATQTGQTLTYEALLAPLDGFAATVAGFRAAGGRGCNVTVPFKLEAFALAERRSPRAQAAGAVNTLKFDADGIYGDNTDGAGLVRDLTHNLDCPLAGRRILLLGAGGAARGVMLPLLSATPARLTLANRTVPRAEALVAEFSTAAGSTPLAAGSFADLAGSQFDVVINATAASLADEAPPLPPGLYAPGALAYDMMYGRGETPFLVAARSDGAARLADGLGMLVEQAAESFLLWRGVRPATAPVLAELRHQIEGR from the coding sequence ATGGACCGCTACGCCGTCATCGGAAACCCCGTCGCGCACAGCAAATCGCCGGTGATCCACGCCGCCTTTGCCACGCAGACCGGACAGACGCTCACCTACGAGGCGCTGCTCGCGCCGCTCGACGGCTTCGCCGCAACGGTCGCCGGGTTCCGCGCCGCCGGCGGACGCGGCTGCAACGTCACGGTCCCGTTCAAGCTCGAAGCCTTCGCGCTGGCCGAGCGCCGCTCGCCGCGCGCACAGGCCGCCGGCGCCGTGAACACCCTCAAGTTCGACGCCGACGGCATCTACGGCGACAACACCGACGGTGCCGGCCTCGTGCGCGATCTCACGCACAACCTCGACTGCCCGCTCGCCGGCCGCCGCATCCTGCTGCTCGGCGCGGGCGGCGCCGCGCGCGGCGTGATGCTGCCCCTGCTGTCGGCCACCCCCGCCCGCCTCACGCTCGCGAACCGCACCGTGCCGCGCGCCGAAGCGCTCGTCGCCGAATTCTCCACGGCCGCCGGCAGCACGCCGCTCGCCGCCGGCAGCTTCGCGGATCTCGCCGGATCGCAGTTCGACGTCGTCATCAACGCGACCGCTGCGAGCCTCGCCGACGAGGCCCCGCCGCTGCCGCCCGGCCTGTACGCACCCGGCGCGCTAGCCTACGACATGATGTACGGCCGCGGCGAGACGCCCTTCCTCGTCGCGGCCCGCAGTGACGGCGCCGCACGGCTCGCCGACGGCCTCGGCATGCTCGTCGAGCAGGCGGCAGAGAGCTTCCTGCTGTGGCGCGGCGTGCGCCCCGCGACCGCACCGGTCCTCGCCGAGTTGCGGCACCAGATTGAAGGCAGATGA
- the mtgA gene encoding monofunctional biosynthetic peptidoglycan transglycosylase, with the protein MKTLLRRAGWVCVALVALLLLYQLWILLLVLWWSHFNPSSTSFMDIRLDELQEKRPNAELRHEWAPYERISIHLKRAVIAAEDDSFVDHEGFDWEGIQRAMEKNQRKGRAVAGGSTISQQLAKNLFLSPTRSYFRKAQEAVITVMIETVWSKRRILEVYLNVVEWGTGIFGCEAAARRYYGVPASRLGPDQAARLAVMLPNPRKYEKQFGPRLAAHAARIRGRMAYAQVP; encoded by the coding sequence ATGAAAACGCTCCTGCGGCGCGCGGGCTGGGTGTGCGTGGCGCTCGTCGCGCTGCTGCTGTTGTACCAGCTGTGGATTCTCCTGCTGGTGCTGTGGTGGAGCCACTTCAACCCGTCCAGCACCAGCTTCATGGACATCCGCCTCGACGAGCTGCAGGAGAAGCGCCCCAATGCCGAACTGCGCCACGAATGGGCGCCCTACGAGCGCATCTCCATCCACCTCAAGCGCGCCGTGATTGCCGCCGAGGACGACAGCTTCGTCGACCATGAAGGCTTCGACTGGGAAGGCATCCAGCGCGCAATGGAGAAGAACCAGCGCAAGGGCCGTGCGGTCGCGGGCGGCTCCACGATCAGCCAGCAGCTTGCAAAGAACCTGTTCCTGTCGCCGACGCGCAGCTACTTCCGCAAGGCACAGGAAGCGGTCATCACCGTGATGATCGAGACCGTGTGGAGCAAACGCCGCATCCTCGAGGTGTATCTCAACGTCGTCGAATGGGGGACCGGCATCTTCGGTTGCGAAGCGGCCGCGCGCCGCTACTACGGCGTTCCGGCCAGCCGGCTGGGCCCCGACCAAGCCGCGCGCCTCGCGGTGATGCTGCCCAATCCGCGCAAGTACGAGAAGCAGTTCGGCCCACGGCTGGCGGCCCACGCGGCACGCATCCGCGGGCGCATGGCCTACGCCCAGGTGCCTTGA
- a CDS encoding energy transducer TonB produces MDRIIAPRTPHTTSGPARPAAVVATPLTTRRGTGILQGDPLLAIAFLLSLAIHALALSIGFTMDVGPRPREPDRGLEVVLVNARHARAPEKADVLAQANLDGGGTSEQNVRPKSPLPPQPTQRDGDTLTESRKRTSDRSAARPEVMTAPKSAAQTQAAVQQPDPAAIEPKPSGLDLLDSVAAAARLEAEIERKLEEYAKRPRKTPLTAARAKEYRFAQYVEDWRQKIERVGTLNYPDAARGRLYGSLLLYVAIKADGSVERAEIMRSSGEKVLDEAALRIVKQAGPFAPFPDNIRADTDILEIVRTWTFTNADRLTAH; encoded by the coding sequence ATGGATCGCATCATCGCCCCTCGCACACCGCACACGACCAGCGGGCCGGCACGCCCCGCCGCCGTGGTCGCCACGCCACTCACGACCCGACGCGGAACGGGAATCCTGCAAGGCGACCCGCTGCTCGCGATCGCCTTCCTGCTGTCGCTCGCGATCCATGCGCTGGCGCTGTCGATCGGCTTCACGATGGACGTCGGACCGCGACCACGGGAACCCGACCGCGGCCTGGAAGTGGTGCTCGTCAACGCACGCCACGCACGCGCCCCGGAAAAGGCCGACGTGCTCGCGCAGGCCAACCTCGACGGCGGCGGCACCAGCGAACAGAACGTGCGCCCGAAGTCGCCGCTGCCGCCCCAGCCCACGCAGCGCGACGGCGACACCCTCACCGAGTCGCGCAAGCGTACCTCGGATCGCAGCGCCGCCCGCCCCGAGGTCATGACGGCACCAAAATCGGCCGCGCAGACCCAGGCCGCCGTGCAGCAGCCCGATCCTGCGGCCATCGAGCCGAAACCGTCGGGCCTCGACCTGCTCGACAGCGTGGCGGCCGCCGCGCGCCTCGAGGCCGAGATCGAACGCAAACTTGAGGAATACGCGAAGCGTCCGCGCAAGACGCCGCTCACCGCGGCGCGCGCGAAGGAATATCGTTTTGCGCAGTACGTCGAGGACTGGCGGCAGAAGATAGAACGCGTCGGCACCCTCAACTACCCTGACGCTGCGCGCGGCCGACTGTATGGCAGTTTATTGCTGTACGTTGCGATCAAGGCCGACGGTTCGGTCGAACGAGCCGAAATCATGCGTTCCTCGGGAGAGAAAGTGCTCGACGAAGCCGCGCTGCGCATCGTCAAGCAAGCCGGCCCGTTTGCCCCCTTTCCCGACAACATCCGCGCGGACACCGACATCCTCGAGATCGTGAGGACCTGGACCTTCACCAACGCCGACCGGCTCACCGCCCACTAG